The genome window TTGATCTTGTTTTAAGTTATGATGAGCATGAAAAAATAGATCTTGTGCAAAAGATTAATCAAAAAATTAGTTCAAAAACTTTATTCCTTAAAGAAAGCAAAGAAAATTTCATTAGCAAAATAGTTGATTATGAGAGAATTCGTTATTTTGCTCCATTAGATGTTAATGATGAAATTTTCATAAAAGCAGCAAGTTGTGCAAAAATCATCGCTAATGCTAAACCTTTAATAAATGGGCGTTTTGAGTTGCTTTTATATCATAATGAAAAAGCTTTAAGTATATCTTTCCATCGTTATGGAAATCTAGGCATTCGTGCTTTAAAATAATATAAAGGAGATAAAATGGAGGTTGTTCAAATTAATACTCAAATTGCGATAATGTTTGTCGCATATTCAGCACTAATGCTTTTTATCGGATTTTATTTTTATAAACAAAATAAAAATTCAGAGGACTATTTTTTAGGTGGTCGTTCTATGGGACCAGTGGTTTCAGCACTTAGTGCTGGAGCTTCTGATATGAGCGGTTGGCTTTTAATGGGTTTGCCAGGAGCATTATATGTAAGTGGTTTGGCTGAAAGTTATATTGCAATAGGTCTTAGTATAGGAGCGTTTTTAAACTGGGCTTTTGTAGCAAAAAGACTTAGAATTTATACTAGTGTGATTGCAAATTCTATTACAATTCCAGATTATTTTGAAACAAGGTTTGATGACGATAAGCATATATTAAGAGTGGTTTGTGCTATTGTTATTTTAATTTTCTTTACTTTTTATGTTTCATCAGGGCTTGTAGGTGGAGCAAAACTTTTTGAAGCAACTTTTGGAATTCAATATGATTATGCTTTAACTACAGGAACTGTTATTATAGTTGCTTATACATTTTTAGGTGGATATAAGGCAGTTTGTTGGACGGATTTGATTCAAGGTTTATTAATGATGAGTGCTTTGATTGTTGTGCCTATAGTGATGATTTATCATTTAGGTGGCTTTAGTGAAGCTGTTAATATAGTCAAAGAAATTAAGCCAAATACTTTTTCTATGGGAGAAGGATTAAGCTTTTTAGGTATAGTTTCAGCGCTTTCATGGGGACTTGGATATTTTGGTCAGCCACATATTTTGGTGCGTTTTATGTCTATAAGATCAACTAAAGACATCCCAATTGCTACTTTTGTAGGAATTTCTTGGATGGTTATATCTTTAATAGGTGCTTGTTTGATAGGTATTTTAGGTATAGCCTATGTGAGTAAATTTGAGCTTAGTTTGCAAGATCCTGAAAAAATTTTTATTGTAATGTCACAATTACTTTTTAATCCTTGGATAGCAGGCATTTTACTTAGTGCTATTTTAGCAGCTATTATGAGTACAGCAAGTTCGCAATTACTTGTTTCAAGTTCAACTATAGCAGAAGATTTTTATAAAAGAATTTTCAATAAAGAAGCATCTAATAAAACAGTGATGACTTTGGGTAGATTTGGTGTTTTAGCGGTAGCTGTGATAGCTTTTATTATTTCTACTGATAAAAACTCAAGTGTGTTAAGTATAGTAGCTTATGCTTGGGCGGGATTTGGAGCAAGTTTTGGTTCTGTAATGCTCTTTTCGTTATTTTGGTCAAAAATGACAAGATACGCTGCTATTGCAGGTATGATTACTGGTGCAGTTGTAGTTGTAGTATATAAAAATTTCTTAGCCGAGTGGCTTAATTTTCCTATTTATGAAATCATTCCAGGATTTTTAGCTGCTTCTGTTGTGATTGTTTTAGTGAGCTTGGTTACAAAAGTGCGCCCAGGAACTAAAGCAGCTT of Campylobacter lari contains these proteins:
- the putP gene encoding sodium/proline symporter PutP, with the protein product MEVVQINTQIAIMFVAYSALMLFIGFYFYKQNKNSEDYFLGGRSMGPVVSALSAGASDMSGWLLMGLPGALYVSGLAESYIAIGLSIGAFLNWAFVAKRLRIYTSVIANSITIPDYFETRFDDDKHILRVVCAIVILIFFTFYVSSGLVGGAKLFEATFGIQYDYALTTGTVIIVAYTFLGGYKAVCWTDLIQGLLMMSALIVVPIVMIYHLGGFSEAVNIVKEIKPNTFSMGEGLSFLGIVSALSWGLGYFGQPHILVRFMSIRSTKDIPIATFVGISWMVISLIGACLIGILGIAYVSKFELSLQDPEKIFIVMSQLLFNPWIAGILLSAILAAIMSTASSQLLVSSSTIAEDFYKRIFNKEASNKTVMTLGRFGVLAVAVIAFIISTDKNSSVLSIVAYAWAGFGASFGSVMLFSLFWSKMTRYAAIAGMITGAVVVVVYKNFLAEWLNFPIYEIIPGFLAASVVIVLVSLVTKVRPGTKAAYETMLKHL